A stretch of Candidatus Bathyarchaeota archaeon DNA encodes these proteins:
- a CDS encoding SagB/ThcOx family dehydrogenase yields MRGIGKEFMKKTRYGHLEKSDQRKGLPQPPLELPLGEGQVVVALPRPEKLDLGHVDFRDVLEGRRSVRDYSEEAFTIEELSWLLWACQGVKDIVARPATLRTVPSAGARHPFETFLLVNNVEGLAKGVYRFLASEHKLAAVNLEEDIADRVTEGCFRQRFVKNCSAVFIFTADLNRMYWRYGERGYRYLHLDAGHVSQNLYLAAEAIGGGACAIGAFYDAELNRTLGINGENHFVVYITTTGKKR; encoded by the coding sequence ATGAGGGGCATCGGAAAGGAGTTCATGAAGAAGACCCGTTATGGCCACCTAGAGAAGTCTGACCAGAGAAAGGGGCTTCCCCAGCCCCCGCTCGAGTTGCCTCTAGGGGAGGGGCAAGTAGTTGTTGCCCTCCCGCGGCCCGAAAAGCTTGACCTGGGACACGTAGACTTCAGAGATGTGTTAGAGGGGCGCCGGAGCGTTAGGGACTACTCAGAAGAGGCCTTCACCATCGAGGAGTTGTCATGGCTCCTCTGGGCCTGCCAAGGTGTCAAGGACATCGTGGCGCGGCCGGCTACTCTTCGAACGGTCCCCTCCGCAGGAGCCCGTCACCCCTTTGAGACATTTCTTCTCGTGAACAACGTGGAGGGCCTTGCTAAGGGCGTCTACAGGTTCCTCGCTTCAGAGCATAAGCTCGCCGCAGTAAACCTAGAAGAAGACATCGCGGATCGTGTCACCGAGGGCTGCTTCAGGCAGAGGTTTGTGAAGAACTGTTCGGCAGTCTTCATCTTCACGGCGGACCTGAACCGTATGTACTGGAGGTACGGGGAGAGAGGCTATAGGTACTTGCACCTCGACGCCGGTCACGTCAGCCAGAATCTGTATTTAGCGGCAGAGGCTATAGGGGGAGGGGCCTGCGCCATCGGAGCGTTCTATGACGCGGAGCTGAATCGTACTCTGGGCATCAACGGCGAGAACCATTTTGTAGTATATATCACCACCACAGGGAAAAAACGGTAG
- a CDS encoding anaerobic ribonucleoside-triphosphate reductase activating protein, translating into MRSVTNNRRRSWMPIVGYQRLSLRDYPGRLCAKAIIPGCNFRCPYCTRQDLIFDFLGMDWVTFNDILSHLYRVRGYLTGFCIGGGEPTIHNGLLEFAFKVKSVGYKIKLDTNGTRPRRIKKLLEEKVLDHVALDIKAPLDRYREVVQNKVNIEDVEKSIQLLRRGNIDYEFGTTVVPGLIEARDIEEIAQTLIGSRRFVIRQFKPGGCLDPEYDSIRPFRINELEKMRDRISPYFAEVRIEF; encoded by the coding sequence ATGAGGTCGGTGACAAATAACAGGAGACGAAGCTGGATGCCCATTGTGGGGTATCAAAGGCTTAGCCTCCGGGACTACCCCGGCCGCCTCTGTGCCAAAGCAATCATTCCAGGGTGCAACTTCAGGTGCCCCTATTGCACCCGCCAGGATCTCATCTTCGACTTTCTTGGAATGGACTGGGTCACCTTCAATGATATCCTGTCCCATCTATACAGGGTGAGGGGGTACCTCACCGGGTTCTGCATCGGTGGTGGAGAGCCCACCATCCACAATGGTCTCTTAGAGTTCGCATTCAAGGTCAAGTCCGTCGGGTACAAGATCAAGCTGGACACCAACGGCACCCGCCCCAGGAGGATCAAGAAGCTGCTAGAGGAGAAGGTCCTAGATCACGTCGCGTTAGACATCAAGGCCCCCCTGGATCGCTACAGGGAGGTAGTTCAGAACAAGGTGAATATCGAAGATGTGGAGAAGAGTATCCAACTCCTCCGAAGGGGGAATATTGACTACGAGTTTGGTACCACTGTAGTCCCCGGTCTCATTGAGGCCAGGGACATCGAGGAGATTGCCCAGACCCTAATAGGTTCTAGGAGGTTTGTCATCCGACAATTCAAGCCAGGGGGTTGCCTTGACCCAGAGTACGACTCCATCCGCCCTTTCAGGATAAATGAGCTCGAGAAGATGAGA